Proteins encoded within one genomic window of Candidatus Baltobacteraceae bacterium:
- a CDS encoding polysaccharide biosynthesis tyrosine autokinase, translating into MIQIPTAGGGMTPYAATTQPEQQSDLGGMGRVFLRRIRPMLAIFAGFVALVLILTLVLPKTYTTTVKLIAGNPGTTGFAGSGNSSSDTEVPVLNALLIATGMQSTETYVELFQEIPVAQQVIAELGLKTSPRDLLNKVDVKPVVNTAIIGLSVTWRDANTSAQIANAFGNVVVDRQRQLVAAQADNAITFLNQQLPQAQKAMNDAQTALASFEAQHHIADISTQTQTLIASLAALDAKVGQTQADRQQAQAELSSAQAQLKSTPATVTGGETVAQNPVLGQLQSQLSQTDVQLQTALQQYTEKHPTVIALRNQEAQIKREIAQQQATIVANTNTVPNPVYQQIQQQAEQYATQIASDNAQLGALKMQQQQMNPQLANLPAQTATLANLQRQAKSAEDVYTALEGKFNNAQIARDTALSDVTITQPADPRFADVKPHLIVNLLLGVGLGAILAILGAFVIDYLDNTIKDDRDVEEELALPSLAAIPLVKMRNGTPELPWVRTMSIEAFLQLVTSMKYATDRPLSTVVVTSPTQGDGKSTVALNVAIAMGELEPRVLLVDADLRRASLHHKLRMKNERGLSDILVGRSQLEDVVQGTRYPGLDLLTSGTPTPNPIKLLESGRMDEFLREAQERYRCVVIDGTALSVNVDSAVVARKADGTVIVLSANQTDLRAAKQALRRMQQVGVRNILGYVLNRVVPRKEDYEAYELRAGTELEPTEETMITA; encoded by the coding sequence GTGATTCAGATTCCAACCGCGGGCGGCGGCATGACGCCCTACGCGGCCACGACTCAACCGGAACAGCAAAGCGACTTGGGCGGAATGGGCAGAGTATTTTTGCGCCGCATTCGTCCGATGCTGGCGATCTTTGCCGGCTTCGTCGCACTCGTCCTCATCTTGACGCTCGTGCTCCCCAAGACGTATACGACGACCGTGAAGCTCATCGCCGGGAATCCGGGGACGACGGGTTTTGCGGGGTCCGGAAATAGTTCGTCCGATACGGAAGTGCCGGTCCTCAACGCGCTGCTCATCGCAACGGGAATGCAGAGCACCGAAACCTACGTCGAGCTGTTCCAAGAGATCCCGGTCGCACAGCAAGTCATCGCCGAGCTCGGATTGAAAACGTCGCCGCGCGACCTGCTCAACAAAGTCGACGTCAAGCCGGTCGTCAACACGGCTATCATCGGACTTTCCGTAACGTGGCGCGATGCAAATACCTCGGCGCAAATCGCTAATGCCTTCGGAAACGTCGTCGTCGATCGCCAGCGCCAACTGGTCGCGGCCCAAGCCGACAACGCGATAACGTTTCTCAATCAGCAGCTTCCGCAAGCGCAAAAGGCAATGAACGACGCGCAAACGGCGCTGGCCTCGTTTGAGGCGCAGCATCATATCGCCGACATCAGCACGCAGACCCAAACGCTGATTGCGTCGCTGGCGGCCCTCGACGCGAAGGTCGGCCAGACGCAGGCCGATCGTCAGCAAGCGCAAGCCGAGCTCAGCAGCGCGCAAGCGCAGCTCAAGAGCACGCCGGCGACGGTTACCGGCGGAGAAACGGTGGCCCAAAATCCGGTGCTCGGGCAGTTGCAATCGCAGTTGTCACAAACCGACGTGCAACTGCAGACCGCCCTTCAGCAATATACCGAAAAGCATCCAACCGTCATCGCGTTGCGCAACCAGGAAGCGCAGATCAAGCGGGAGATCGCCCAACAGCAAGCGACCATCGTTGCGAACACGAATACGGTTCCCAACCCCGTCTATCAGCAGATCCAGCAGCAGGCCGAACAATACGCCACGCAAATCGCTTCCGACAACGCTCAGTTGGGCGCGTTGAAGATGCAGCAGCAGCAGATGAACCCGCAGCTGGCAAATCTTCCGGCGCAAACGGCGACGCTGGCGAACCTGCAACGCCAAGCCAAGTCGGCAGAGGACGTCTACACGGCGCTGGAAGGAAAGTTCAACAACGCCCAAATCGCCCGCGATACCGCCTTGAGCGACGTGACGATCACTCAGCCGGCCGATCCGCGCTTTGCCGACGTCAAGCCGCACCTGATCGTGAACCTCCTGCTGGGCGTCGGACTCGGCGCGATCCTTGCGATCTTGGGTGCCTTCGTCATCGACTATCTCGATAACACGATCAAAGACGACCGCGACGTGGAGGAGGAGCTCGCGCTGCCGTCGCTGGCGGCGATCCCGCTGGTGAAGATGCGTAACGGAACTCCCGAGCTTCCGTGGGTGCGCACGATGTCGATCGAAGCATTCCTGCAGCTCGTGACGTCGATGAAGTACGCGACCGACCGGCCGCTCTCGACCGTCGTGGTCACGAGTCCGACGCAAGGCGACGGCAAATCGACGGTCGCGCTGAACGTCGCGATCGCGATGGGCGAGCTGGAGCCGCGCGTCCTGCTCGTCGACGCAGATTTGCGGCGCGCGTCGCTACACCACAAGCTCCGTATGAAGAACGAGCGTGGCCTTTCCGATATTTTGGTCGGACGGTCGCAGCTCGAAGACGTCGTGCAGGGCACGCGCTATCCCGGCCTAGACTTACTCACTTCGGGAACGCCCACGCCCAATCCGATCAAACTCCTCGAGTCGGGTCGTATGGACGAGTTCTTGCGCGAAGCGCAGGAACGTTACCGCTGCGTCGTCATCGACGGTACCGCGCTGTCGGTAAACGTCGACTCCGCGGTCGTGGCGCGCAAAGCCGACGGCACCGTGATCGTGTTGTCGGCGAATCAGACCGATCTCCGTGCCGCCAAACAGGCGTTGCGCCGCATGCAGCAAGTCGGCGTGCGCAACATCCTGGGCTACGTACTCAACCGCGTCGTTCCTCGTAAGGAGGACTACGAAGCGTACGAACTGCGGGCCGGCACCGAGCTCGAGCCGACCGAAGAAACAATGATCACTGCGTAG
- a CDS encoding Cof-type HAD-IIB family hydrolase encodes MLPTIDLIALDLDGTLLDLNDGISPANRQAIAAALAAGVRVVLVTGRGTDKPERIVRELNLNLPAICAHGALTKDFLSGRTLGHIPVPLVHAVPMIHYAEANGLNVAVYIEEKFHRLRGTHLYMEDMLGPHWREVHSLIDVLTEAPTFLRFLGRESVDAMREAFSGVPLHFKYEVFGEWEECAVTSLEATKKHALERLCADLRIPAQSVLAVGDSANDVPMLRWAGIGVAMGNATPDVRQTVGRVTDACEEDGVARAIERYVLDPMQRSEKSA; translated from the coding sequence GTGCTACCAACGATAGATCTCATCGCACTCGACCTCGACGGCACGCTTCTCGACCTCAACGACGGCATCTCTCCGGCCAATCGCCAGGCCATTGCAGCGGCGCTCGCAGCCGGCGTTCGCGTCGTCCTCGTTACCGGGCGCGGCACCGACAAACCCGAGCGCATCGTGCGCGAACTCAACCTCAACCTTCCGGCGATCTGCGCGCACGGCGCGCTCACCAAAGATTTTCTCTCGGGGCGCACCCTCGGGCACATTCCGGTGCCGCTGGTTCACGCGGTTCCGATGATTCATTACGCCGAAGCCAACGGGCTCAACGTTGCGGTGTACATCGAAGAGAAGTTTCATCGGCTGCGCGGCACGCATCTCTACATGGAAGACATGCTCGGACCGCACTGGCGGGAAGTGCATTCGCTGATCGACGTGCTGACCGAAGCGCCGACGTTCCTGCGGTTTCTCGGCCGCGAATCGGTCGACGCGATGCGCGAAGCGTTTTCCGGCGTACCGCTGCATTTCAAGTACGAAGTCTTCGGCGAATGGGAAGAGTGCGCCGTAACCAGCCTCGAGGCGACGAAGAAACACGCGCTCGAGCGGCTCTGCGCCGATTTGCGGATTCCGGCCCAGTCGGTGCTCGCCGTCGGCGATTCGGCTAACGACGTACCGATGCTGCGTTGGGCCGGCATCGGCGTCGCAATGGGCAACGCAACGCCGGACGTTCGGCAAACCGTTGGGCGCGTGACGGACGCGTGCGAGGAAGACGGCGTCGCGCGCGCGATCGAGCGCTACGTGCTCGACCCGATGCAGCGTTCCGAGAAGAGCGCGTGA
- a CDS encoding MoaD/ThiS family protein — translation MTVRTRVRVLAFARVAELLGAREEALEFGGNACVADAWAMLTQRVPELSVLEASTRAARNGRIAAFDEPLADGDELAFLPPVGGG, via the coding sequence GTGACGGTCCGCACGCGCGTGCGCGTGCTCGCATTCGCGCGCGTCGCCGAGTTGCTCGGAGCGCGTGAAGAAGCCCTCGAATTCGGCGGCAACGCGTGCGTTGCCGACGCGTGGGCGATGCTGACCCAGCGCGTCCCGGAGCTGAGCGTCCTGGAAGCGTCGACGCGCGCGGCACGGAACGGGCGGATCGCCGCCTTCGACGAACCGCTCGCCGACGGCGACGAGCTTGCGTTTCTCCCGCCGGTCGGCGGAGGCTAA
- a CDS encoding molybdenum cofactor biosynthesis protein MoaE: MLRIVGEPIDQRAVEARVRSEKSGGVVTFLGIVRDRADDGRPVNGLRYEAFDAMASSEFETIVAEARERFGDVRVAAEHRVGDLRVGEIAVAVCVAAEHRGEAFAACRYAIDELKRRAPIWKKELYADGGGEWKANACNQT; this comes from the coding sequence TTGCTGCGCATCGTCGGGGAGCCGATCGACCAGCGCGCGGTGGAAGCGCGCGTGCGTTCGGAGAAGTCCGGCGGCGTCGTGACGTTTTTGGGAATCGTGCGCGATCGCGCCGACGACGGCCGTCCGGTCAACGGGCTGCGCTACGAAGCTTTCGATGCAATGGCGTCGTCGGAGTTCGAAACGATCGTCGCTGAGGCGCGCGAGCGGTTCGGCGACGTCCGCGTCGCGGCCGAGCATCGCGTGGGCGACCTGCGGGTTGGCGAGATCGCCGTTGCGGTCTGCGTAGCGGCGGAACATCGCGGCGAGGCGTTTGCCGCATGCCGTTACGCCATCGACGAGCTCAAGCGCCGCGCACCCATTTGGAAGAAGGAGCTCTATGCCGACGGCGGAGGCGAATGGAAAGCCAACGCCTGTAACCAGACGTGA
- a CDS encoding alpha/beta hydrolase yields the protein MSSLELFTVAAANNRVAVLYYEPRRARGVTLVVGHGYSSSKHNLDFLCAFLASHGFAIYSLDFPGHKLGSSGGTLRDVDDCIDAMASTVRFARERGDASTYTMGHSMGGMTAIFTAALDAEILGTIAITTGYGRPTSLAALQKAGATDFRSSYVVGATLPELVAGVDERYAALLPRLAGRSALYIAANADGMVNPRSVKELYERAPEPKWFETIESDHTYAGERARSTVLQWLNDRHPRA from the coding sequence GTGAGTTCGCTCGAGCTCTTTACGGTTGCCGCCGCGAACAACCGCGTGGCCGTGCTGTATTACGAGCCGCGGCGGGCGCGCGGCGTGACCTTGGTCGTTGGGCACGGCTACTCGTCGAGCAAACACAATCTCGACTTTCTGTGTGCGTTTCTTGCCAGCCACGGTTTCGCAATCTATAGTCTGGACTTTCCGGGACACAAGCTGGGCTCCAGCGGCGGAACGCTGCGCGACGTCGACGACTGCATCGATGCGATGGCGTCGACGGTGCGCTTCGCGCGCGAACGCGGTGACGCGTCAACGTATACGATGGGTCATAGCATGGGCGGGATGACGGCGATCTTCACCGCCGCGCTCGATGCGGAGATCCTGGGAACGATCGCGATCACGACGGGGTATGGACGGCCGACGTCGTTGGCGGCCTTGCAGAAGGCCGGCGCGACCGACTTTCGATCGTCGTACGTCGTTGGCGCGACCTTGCCCGAGCTGGTAGCCGGCGTCGACGAGCGTTACGCGGCGCTGCTGCCGCGCCTGGCGGGGCGTTCGGCGCTGTATATAGCGGCGAACGCCGACGGTATGGTGAATCCTCGCAGCGTGAAAGAACTCTACGAGCGCGCGCCGGAGCCGAAGTGGTTCGAGACGATCGAAAGCGACCACACGTATGCCGGCGAGCGCGCGCGCAGTACGGTGCTGCAGTGGCTCAACGACCGGCACCCGCGGGCGTAA
- the moeB gene encoding molybdopterin-synthase adenylyltransferase MoeB, producing MAQRPAPAGVTLARRELRRYSRHLLIPEVGLAGQERLASSRALVIGAGGLGSPALQYLAAAGVGRIGIVDDDVVDETNLQRQTIFATSDVGQPKAAIAAQRMHALNPTIGVDALPIRFDANNARELVRLYDVVLDCTDRFSTRYLVNDACVLEGKPDAYGSIFRFDGQVSVFGAAGGPCYRCLYPESPPAGSVPTCAEGGVLGVLAGIVGAFQANEALKILLGIGETLAGRLLLIDALGGRTRDVCFERDPSCALCGRGPSITDAIETAPDDAAAAPSGVDEIEAGDLDAVLSDATLLDVREPHEAVLGTIDGAVTMPASELEARMHELDSAKRYVVACRVGVKSLWAVGRLRDAGFGRLVHLRGGLLAYAARNAEFDFF from the coding sequence GTGGCTCAACGACCGGCACCCGCGGGCGTAACGCTAGCGCGGCGCGAGCTGCGACGCTACAGCCGCCACTTGCTCATTCCCGAAGTCGGACTTGCCGGTCAAGAACGTCTGGCCTCGTCGCGCGCGCTCGTTATCGGCGCGGGCGGTTTGGGCTCGCCCGCGCTGCAGTACCTTGCGGCAGCCGGCGTCGGGCGCATCGGTATCGTGGACGACGACGTCGTCGACGAAACGAACTTGCAGCGTCAGACGATTTTCGCCACCAGCGACGTCGGGCAACCCAAGGCCGCGATCGCCGCGCAACGGATGCACGCGCTCAATCCCACGATCGGCGTCGACGCCCTGCCGATTCGCTTCGACGCGAACAACGCTCGCGAACTGGTGCGGCTCTACGACGTGGTTTTGGATTGCACCGATCGGTTCTCGACGCGGTATCTCGTCAACGACGCTTGCGTGCTCGAAGGTAAACCCGATGCTTACGGCTCGATCTTTCGCTTCGACGGACAAGTCAGCGTCTTCGGTGCGGCAGGCGGCCCGTGCTATCGCTGTCTCTACCCCGAGTCGCCGCCCGCCGGCAGCGTACCGACCTGCGCCGAAGGGGGCGTACTGGGCGTCTTGGCCGGGATAGTCGGTGCGTTTCAAGCCAACGAAGCGCTCAAGATTCTGCTTGGGATCGGCGAGACGCTGGCGGGACGGTTGCTGCTGATCGACGCGCTGGGGGGACGCACGCGCGACGTCTGCTTCGAGCGCGATCCCAGTTGCGCGCTGTGCGGGCGAGGGCCCAGCATCACCGACGCAATCGAAACGGCGCCCGACGACGCGGCAGCGGCGCCGAGCGGAGTCGACGAGATCGAGGCCGGCGACTTGGACGCCGTCTTGAGCGACGCGACCTTGCTGGACGTTCGCGAACCGCACGAAGCCGTGCTGGGCACCATCGACGGAGCGGTAACGATGCCGGCCTCGGAGCTCGAAGCGCGCATGCACGAGCTCGACAGCGCGAAACGCTACGTGGTGGCATGCCGCGTCGGCGTCAAGTCGCTCTGGGCCGTGGGCCGGTTACGCGATGCGGGGTTCGGCCGCTTGGTGCATCTGCGCGGCGGGTTGCTGGCCTACGCGGCGCGCAACGCCGAGTTTGACTTTTTCTAA
- a CDS encoding aldo/keto reductase, with amino-acid sequence MRSKPFARTGVDLPVIGQGTWDVPESGPRLAQAKAALLRGFELGMTHVDSAEMYGSGKVEEIVGETIAGIPRAKLFLTTKVLPGNATYKGTLAAAERSLRRLRVEYVDLYLLHWPSEHPLEETMRALETLVTQGKARYVGVSNFDAGEMLEAAGYLRDVALTCNQVLYHLRERGAEHDVIPQARERGIAVVAYTPFGRGGFPRRESEPGGVLDSVARKHGVTPRQVILAFLTREPNVFTIPKAASVPHVEENAGAGDLVLDSEDVDAIDATFPLGKRGPLATL; translated from the coding sequence ATGCGAAGCAAGCCATTTGCGCGAACCGGCGTGGATCTGCCGGTCATCGGTCAAGGAACGTGGGACGTTCCCGAGAGCGGCCCGCGGTTAGCGCAAGCAAAAGCCGCGCTGCTGCGCGGGTTCGAACTGGGCATGACCCACGTCGATTCGGCCGAGATGTATGGCTCGGGCAAGGTCGAGGAGATCGTCGGCGAGACCATCGCCGGAATCCCGCGCGCGAAGCTCTTTCTAACGACCAAGGTGCTGCCCGGAAACGCTACCTATAAAGGAACGCTGGCAGCGGCGGAGCGCAGCTTGCGCCGGCTGCGCGTCGAGTATGTCGATCTCTATTTGCTGCACTGGCCGAGCGAGCACCCGCTCGAGGAAACGATGCGCGCGCTCGAAACGCTGGTCACGCAGGGCAAAGCTCGCTACGTCGGCGTCAGCAACTTCGACGCCGGCGAGATGCTCGAAGCCGCGGGTTACTTGCGCGACGTCGCACTGACGTGTAACCAGGTGCTCTACCACCTTCGCGAACGCGGCGCGGAGCACGACGTGATTCCGCAAGCTCGAGAGCGCGGGATCGCGGTCGTCGCGTATACGCCGTTTGGGCGCGGAGGGTTTCCGCGCCGCGAGAGCGAGCCGGGCGGCGTTCTAGATTCGGTCGCGCGCAAGCACGGCGTAACGCCGCGGCAGGTGATTCTTGCTTTCCTCACGCGCGAACCGAACGTGTTTACGATACCCAAGGCGGCTTCGGTTCCACACGTGGAAGAAAACGCCGGCGCGGGGGACCTCGTATTGGATTCCGAGGACGTCGACGCGATCGACGCGACATTTCCGCTCGGCAAGCGCGGTCCGCTGGCAACGCTATGA
- the queG gene encoding tRNA epoxyqueuosine(34) reductase QueG, protein MNDAGVGVDYGAIKARAVERARSLGASAVRVTDAFADAASRARMRDAFARGDFATWGYDDTYASRASDPGEILPGARSVVCLAVPYATRYATRRDVRRGRVSNYAWSADYHHRVRAMLADVASVIDAAAGAPVTAIACDTRPLAERAFAARAGVGWIGKHTNLIAPGSGSFVFLGEIVTTLALPRDEPLKKNCGSCARCVDACPTRALRGDYTIDASRCIADLTQRRDAIPREMRSLIGTWVWGCDLCQIVCPPTQRAGTVEDGASRPLDGNLAEPDLVSLLGLGSGEFKRRYAKTAMGWRGAAVLRRNAAVALGNAGDRSTVSALARALERDPHPMVRAHVAWALGRIGSPSALTALQRRDDVEEDPSVREEIRAALLDGGLGVCRTR, encoded by the coding sequence ATGAACGACGCCGGCGTGGGGGTCGACTACGGCGCGATCAAAGCGCGGGCGGTCGAGCGCGCGCGAAGCCTCGGCGCGTCGGCCGTGCGCGTGACCGACGCGTTTGCCGACGCAGCTTCGCGTGCTCGCATGCGCGATGCGTTTGCGCGCGGCGATTTCGCGACGTGGGGCTACGACGATACGTACGCGTCCCGTGCGAGCGATCCGGGCGAGATTTTGCCGGGCGCGCGCAGCGTCGTTTGTCTTGCCGTGCCCTATGCGACGCGATATGCAACTCGCCGCGACGTGCGCCGCGGACGCGTCTCGAACTATGCGTGGTCGGCGGATTACCATCACCGCGTGCGCGCGATGCTCGCCGACGTCGCGTCGGTTATCGATGCCGCTGCCGGAGCGCCGGTAACGGCGATCGCCTGCGACACGCGGCCGCTGGCCGAGCGCGCATTTGCGGCTCGGGCGGGCGTGGGATGGATCGGAAAGCACACCAATCTCATCGCGCCCGGATCGGGCTCCTTCGTCTTCCTCGGTGAGATCGTTACGACGCTGGCGCTGCCGCGCGACGAGCCGCTCAAAAAGAACTGCGGCAGCTGCGCGCGGTGCGTCGACGCGTGCCCTACGCGGGCACTGCGCGGCGACTACACCATCGACGCGTCGCGCTGCATCGCCGATTTGACGCAGCGCAGGGACGCCATTCCACGCGAGATGCGGTCGCTGATCGGAACGTGGGTGTGGGGCTGCGATCTGTGTCAGATCGTCTGCCCTCCGACGCAGCGCGCTGGAACGGTCGAAGACGGCGCCAGCCGTCCGCTCGACGGCAACCTGGCCGAACCCGATCTCGTATCGCTGTTGGGACTGGGCAGCGGCGAGTTCAAACGACGCTACGCCAAGACCGCCATGGGATGGCGCGGCGCCGCCGTGTTGCGGCGTAATGCGGCCGTTGCGCTCGGTAACGCCGGGGATCGCTCGACCGTGAGCGCGCTCGCTCGCGCCCTAGAACGCGATCCGCATCCGATGGTGCGCGCGCACGTGGCGTGGGCACTCGGTCGCATTGGTTCTCCCAGCGCGCTCACAGCGTTGCAACGGCGTGATGATGTGGAAGAAGATCCAAGCGTGCGCGAAGAGATTCGGGCCGCGTTACTAGACGGAGGACTCGGGGTATGCCGCACTCGCTAA
- the moaA gene encoding GTP 3',8-cyclase MoaA, which produces MNTIDLTRTPLVDGFNRSIEYLRVSVTDKCNLRCVYCMPEAGLAWLTRDEILSYEEIVAIVEAAASVGVRAIRLTGGEPLLRRNLPRLVAAIARVEGIEDVALSTNALLLEEQLPELVAAGLRRVNVSLDTLRPERFEAIARRPGLDRVMRGIDAAVGAGLTPVKINCVVMRNQNDDEIAEFAALTRDRPVFVRFIEVMPVHENLELSRDAYISSDEILERVASIGRIEPVEGPGGNGPARYFAFPGAPGAVGVISPLSHDYCERCNRVRLSADGRLRLCLFGDYALDLRAPLRAGAGREAIAGLLASAMLIKPERHHLRLGETASQMRAFSEIGG; this is translated from the coding sequence ATGAACACAATCGACCTGACGCGCACCCCGCTGGTGGACGGTTTCAACCGTTCGATCGAGTATTTGCGCGTCTCGGTCACCGACAAGTGCAACTTGCGGTGCGTGTATTGCATGCCCGAAGCGGGGCTCGCGTGGCTGACGCGCGACGAGATTCTCAGCTACGAGGAGATCGTGGCGATCGTCGAAGCGGCCGCGTCGGTCGGCGTTCGTGCGATTCGTCTCACCGGCGGCGAGCCGCTGCTGCGGCGCAATCTCCCGCGATTGGTCGCCGCGATAGCGCGCGTCGAAGGTATCGAAGACGTCGCGCTCTCGACCAATGCGCTGCTGTTGGAAGAACAACTGCCCGAGCTGGTCGCGGCGGGATTGCGGCGCGTCAACGTTTCGCTCGATACCCTGCGGCCGGAGCGTTTCGAAGCCATCGCACGCCGTCCGGGGCTGGATCGCGTGATGCGGGGGATCGACGCGGCCGTCGGCGCCGGCCTGACGCCGGTGAAGATCAACTGCGTCGTGATGCGCAACCAGAACGACGACGAGATCGCCGAGTTCGCCGCACTCACGCGCGACCGGCCGGTCTTCGTGCGCTTCATTGAAGTCATGCCCGTGCACGAAAACCTCGAGCTGTCGCGCGATGCGTATATCTCGTCGGACGAAATTCTCGAGCGCGTCGCTTCAATCGGACGGATCGAGCCGGTTGAGGGGCCCGGCGGAAACGGTCCGGCGCGGTACTTTGCGTTCCCAGGGGCGCCCGGAGCGGTCGGCGTGATCAGCCCGCTCTCGCACGACTACTGCGAGCGCTGTAATCGCGTCCGGCTGAGCGCCGACGGCCGGCTGCGGCTCTGCCTCTTCGGGGACTATGCGCTCGACCTGCGGGCGCCGTTACGAGCGGGGGCCGGGCGCGAGGCGATCGCCGGGCTGCTGGCCTCGGCCATGCTGATCAAGCCCGAGCGTCACCACCTGCGCTTGGGCGAGACCGCCTCTCAAATGAGAGCCTTCTCCGAAATCGGGGGGTAG
- a CDS encoding RNA polymerase sigma factor, with the protein MDEVYVRTDEAAIAEARIDAMVREYQTKLARYVRRMVGDAEAALDLTQDVFLAAYRMLKGDPQRELTAGWLYRAATNAAISFMRRKKILRMLPLDRDVDRGEWRIDERSAASVDLQAALQRLPAEQSAAVLLTSYAGYSSQEAAAMLGTTADAVRQRVCRAMRVLRATMTEET; encoded by the coding sequence GTGGACGAGGTCTACGTCCGGACCGACGAGGCGGCGATCGCGGAAGCGCGGATCGATGCCATGGTGCGCGAGTATCAAACGAAGCTCGCACGCTACGTACGCCGGATGGTAGGCGATGCCGAAGCTGCGCTCGACCTGACGCAAGACGTGTTCTTGGCGGCGTATCGCATGCTCAAAGGCGATCCGCAGCGCGAGTTGACGGCCGGGTGGCTGTATCGTGCGGCGACGAACGCGGCGATCTCGTTCATGCGGCGTAAGAAGATCCTCCGGATGCTCCCGCTCGATCGCGACGTCGATCGCGGCGAGTGGCGCATCGACGAGCGCAGTGCCGCATCGGTGGATCTGCAAGCCGCGTTGCAGCGGCTGCCGGCAGAACAATCGGCGGCGGTGCTATTGACGAGTTACGCAGGATACTCGTCGCAAGAAGCGGCGGCGATGCTGGGAACGACGGCCGATGCCGTGCGCCAGCGAGTGTGCCGCGCGATGAGGGTTCTACGAGCAACGATGACGGAGGAAACATGA